AGCAGGCTGAGGGCAAACGGGAGCAGGGCCAGCAGCGGAATGCCGACAAGGCTCACCAGAAGGACCAGGCCCAGCGGAGGAAGCAGCACCCACAGCAGGACGCCGGCCAGGAGCGAGGCCCCGGGGGACCTGGACAGGGTCCGGGCGATCCGCGATACGGGACCGGGGAACAGGGCCGCGACCGCCGCCACAAGCGCGGTCACTCCGGCCATCGCCCACAGGGCCGCCGCCCGGACGACGAACGCGGCGAGCGTGCCAGACCCCGGTCGCCGGGGCGGAACGCTCCACAGCAGCCCGGTGAGGACCCGCCCACCGACCCGCGCGCCGGGGAACCACTCCACCGCCCCGAAAACCACCCGGACATCGCCGTCCACGCGCGCCAGGGGCCCCAGCACGACCCTGCCCTGGACCACCTGCACCGATCCGGTGACCCGCCCCCAGACCTCCACGTCCCCGTCCACGGCCACCGCATCGCCGCGCAGCACTCCCTCCACGCGAACGTGTCCGCGCACCGCCACGGCGGAGCCCTCATGGACCACGC
This sequence is a window from Armatimonadota bacterium. Protein-coding genes within it:
- a CDS encoding polymer-forming cytoskeletal protein, with protein sequence MTARRAVGALGVAAGIIASATSAAAWGATVRLAGDIVVPAGVVHEGSAVAVRGHVRVEGVLRGDAVAVDGDVEVWGRVTGSVQVVQGRVVLGPLARVDGDVRVVFGAVEWFPGARVGGRVLTGLLWSVPPRRPGSGTLAAFVVRAAALWAMAGVTALVAAVAALFPGPVSRIARTLSRSPGASLLAGVLLWVLLPPLGLVLLVSLVGIPLLALLPFALSLLALAGLAGTALLVGSRLAEAFRWRPGPAGSTLVGAAILAALFLLSGPGRLAFLVALTWGMGAVLVHAFPKGPRGDPGTPSST